The Tripterygium wilfordii isolate XIE 37 chromosome 18, ASM1340144v1, whole genome shotgun sequence nucleotide sequence GGCATGAACtccatttaattttatttgtagactctttcatttaataaatacaTCATTTTGGGAACTATTCTCACTTTCTGGTCAGTTATGAGTTTTGCCTTAGTGTTCCATCTTTGTATGAAGAGAGACCCCGTAACTGCAAATGCAAATAGTTCACTATAGCCCACGGTAGCAATCCTACTGGCGGCAGCTTCATGCTTCAACGGCAATCAGAACCCTAAAACCATAACATCAACAAGAATAATTCAAACCTGAGCCCCTCTGTGTCAGTTGAGTGACCGCTGGAAATTCACAACCCGTCTAATAGTGGACTTGGAAGAACACATAAAGTGGGTGCTGTGGTTTTGCTTAAGGCTAAACTTGGAGGGAAGGTTGCCGGTGGTTGGGGTGAGTTCCCGTagaaatttatgtatttttctATGGGAACCTTCTCCAACCCTCCTTTCTTTAGCCATCGCGAACCTCCCTCTCCAACTTAGTCTTagttttcatatcaaaatttcacataatcTAATTTTTAAGCATAAGCAAAATACCTAATAATTGACCGCTCATCTTTTCCTTAGTATCCCTTATTCACATATGTAACAGTCAAGTCACTTTcctgcaatggcaaggaaggtCGCAAATTAACTGATAGAATTTCTCTTGGAGATAGAGAAACATTCAGAGCAACATGACCACATGTATTCTTGGAATAATATTCCTTTTAAGCAAAGCACTTCTTACAATATAATCCATTTGACGTGATATCCAGTAGTAAACTCCAAGCCTCCAAAATGACTTCAGTTTCTTCCAACCTCTTAGGAACTGTCTGCATATATATCTCAACACATAACAGATCACATTGACaaataaatttattcaaaaacTAACCACACATATGATTACTTCCAACCAGAACCCAGATGAatccttctcttcctttttgcTTTCTGTTATTTCTATGCATCAAAATCTGCTTAGCAGATCACGATAACCTCCAGGACGTCTGTCCTACCGATATGGAGGCTAAGGAAACCATATTCATCAACGGGTACCCCTGCAAGACTCCATCCACCATCTCTGCCTCAGATTTCAAAACTTCCCAAGTGAACCACCCTGGCGACACAGACAACTTCCTCCGTTCCTCAATGAACATTGTTACTGCCGCGGATTTTCCTGGACTGAACACTCTCGGCCTCTCAATTGCCAGGACTGACCTCGACGTGGACGGCCTAATATTGCTTCATTCCCACCCCAGGGCCTCAGAAgtgttgtttgttttcaaagGTGTGATAACTGCTGGTTTCCTTGACACCCAAAACCAACTTTTCCAAAGAAGCCTTCAAGAGGGTGATGCGTTTATTTTTCCCCATGGCCTGCTCCATTTTTGCCTTAATGCTGGTTATGAGCCTGCTGTTATATTCTCAGTGCTTAATAGCCAGAATCCAGGCGTGGTGGCCATCGCTGGTGCCATGTTTGAACCCGAAGAAGATAATGTAAAGAAAATGATAGAGCGAATTAAATCTCTTTCTGCGTCAAGAATTGATCGTGGTGAAGATGTGACTCGTGATACTATCCCAAATTTTAACAGTGAGCTATGATAACAGTAAGAGCAGCTTGTTATGTTTGTCTTTTGGGGTTTGGACAGGCTTTGCATTATATGGGAAGCAGAAattctgcatttttttttatgtattgcTTTCTCTGGTTTGAATGTCAATTGAAAATTTGTACATTATAAAAATCTGCAGCTATAATAGAGTgaaatttagatttagattcaaTTCTCTTGCGAGAGAGTTTTAACCTAATTGGTTATCTCATTTTTAGGGGTTCGGTATGTATTACGAGTACAAGATACATAGTATAGACCAATTGTATAGGATCATTATCCATGATATTTTAGGCGAGATTCTTTTCTTTAGTGAGTTAGTCTTGGAGCTCTTTTTGACTTTGTATAGTACAGTTTTATATTATTCTATTCTTTAGCTTTTTGGTTTATCAAGGTTTGAGCTGTATTGCACTTGTAGTAGAGGAAGCTGAATATACTGAACGAGTCATCTCTGTTCTTGAGTAGCTTTCTCTGAAAGTCTTTACGCTTCTTGTTTtcttacatggtatcggagccatctCGCGATCGCTCAGTCAATTGATTTTCTTCCGTTTTTCGTTTTTCTTCTAATGTCTACTCCTTCTGAAGTAGCTGGTGGAGCCACCGTGGTAACCACTATTGGAACCACACATCCAAATCCCTTTGATGATCCTTTCAATCTTACTGCAGCTGACTATGCAGTGAATAAGCTTATTTCTCTTCCCCTCACGGGTGAGGATAATTTTCATACTTGGAGTCGGACCATGATCACCGCTCTTGAAGCTCGTAACAAGCAAGGTTTTGTTGATGGTGCTTTGATAGCGATTTCTGAAACGGACTCCCGGTTTGCTTCATGGAAACGTTGTAATAGTCTTGTAGTGACTTGGTTGTTGAACTGCATTTCTAAAGAAATTGCAGTAAGTCTGTCCAGCTCATCCACGGCTCGTGAGCTCTGGTTGGATTTGAAAGCTAGATATGCGGCCTCCAATGATACTCGAGTCTATGAAATTCGCCAGGCCATGGGTAACACTCGTCAAGGCACTTTTAGTGTCACAGAATATTATACAAAGCAAAAGGTTCTCTGGGATGAACTATCATACTATACCAACATTCCTGTCTGTACTTGTGGCTCAAAATCTGCTCTTGAACAACATCAGCAAAAGGAGTATCTTATGTTGTTTTTAATGGGATTAAATGATTCTTTCTCAGTCATACGTAGTCAAATCTTATCCATGGAACCACTTCCTGGAATCAACAAAGCTTTCTCTATGATACAGCATCAGGAGAGGCAGCAGATGATTACACAAAAGGGATCATCTTCTTCGGTTCCTTTTTGGTGTATCACTTGATTCCTCAGCAATGGCCGTCAGAGCCAGCCCCCTTACTGAATCTGGAAAGGCAAGATTCTTTTCTTCATCAAGCCGCCGTGAAACTTTGTCCTGCAATTATTGTCATAAACAAGGCCACACTATTGATAAGTGTTACAAGCTTAACGGTTATCCGCCTGGTCAACCAAAAAGGCAACAACGTTCTGGGGGCAATAATAGAAATGATCGTAGTCACTATGCCAATTTGGCTTCTGCAACAGATGCTTCTCCATCACCTTTGGTGATGAGTCCAGAGCTATGCAATCAGCTCATGGATTTTCTCAAGCTAAATACTCAAACTGTTTCACCTAGTGAAGGTTCTTCAACTTTTTCAAGTACAGGTAGTCATACACATCCCAATATCTCCTCTGTGTCTGCAGTGGCAGGTAATATTTTTCACTCAAATACATCCGTTTTTAATTCCACTTCCTCAATTTCTTGGTTGATTGATAGTGGGGCCAGTGACCACATTGTTTGTTCACTTATCTTTTTAAATCATCCTCAACCTCTCATTGATTCCTTTGTTACTTTACCAAATGGTGAGCGTCATGTGGTCACACATGAAGGTTCTGTTTTCCTTCCTGGTGACATTGTTCTTCACAAAGTACTTTGTGTTCCTACTTTCAAACTTAATCTAATTTCTGTCAGCAAATTAACTGCCACTCCTAGGCTTGAATTGAAATTTAATTCCACTACTTGTACCTTGCAGGACTCGGGCACATTGAAGAGGATTGGAATGGGGAGCATGCATAAAGGACTTTATTTTTTGCGCACTTCCTCTCCACAAATCAATTCTGCCGTGGCTTCTTCAACCGTCTCTCCACGTTCCATGCTGTGGCATCAAAGATTAGGGCATCCTTCCCTTTCTGCCACTACCCTTTTGCCTTCCCCTCAATGTcaagcttttgatttttgttcggTGTGTCCTTTAGCCAAGATGAAACGAAAACCCTTTGGGGTTAGTGTAACTAAATCTGTATC carries:
- the LOC119983488 gene encoding uncharacterized protein LOC119983488, with product MSTPSEVAGGATVVTTIGTTHPNPFDDPFNLTAADYAVNKLISLPLTGEDNFHTWSRTMITALEARNKQGFVDGALIAISETDSRFASWKRCNSLVVTWLLNCISKEIAVSLSSSSTARELWLDLKARYAASNDTRVYEIRQAMGNTRQGTFSVTEYYTKQKVLWDELSYYTNIPVCTCGSKSALEQHQQKEYLMLFLMGLNDSFSVIRSQILSMEPLPGINKAFSMIQHQERQQMITQKGSSSSVPFWCIT
- the LOC119984782 gene encoding germin-like protein subfamily 3 member 4, with the protein product MNPSLPFCFLLFLCIKICLADHDNLQDVCPTDMEAKETIFINGYPCKTPSTISASDFKTSQVNHPGDTDNFLRSSMNIVTAADFPGLNTLGLSIARTDLDVDGLILLHSHPRASEVLFVFKGVITAGFLDTQNQLFQRSLQEGDAFIFPHGLLHFCLNAGYEPAVIFSVLNSQNPGVVAIAGAMFEPEEDNVKKMIERIKSLSASRIDRGEDVTRDTIPNFNSEL